The following proteins come from a genomic window of Athalia rosae chromosome 1, iyAthRosa1.1, whole genome shotgun sequence:
- the LOC105692457 gene encoding maltase 2-like, with product MMLLRLAILCIALASSRACRTGTETVASQDWWKTTTFYQIYPRSFMDSNGDGIGDLKGITSKMEHIADAGAGAFWISPIYPSPMADFGYDIADFKDIDPVFGSLADFDDLVAKAKQLNLKVIMDFVPNHSSDKHEWFEKSVNRVDPYTNYYIWRDSKGVDETGARLPPNNWISGFQGSAWEWNEQRGQFYYHMFHKGQPDLNYRDANLRKEMEDVLTFWIERGVEGFRIDAINHMFEDESLPDEPPSNRPDVPDGYYDSLSHIYTRDLNETYDVLQSWRELLDNYSANTNTDTKVIMTEGYASIDRVMDYYTHGSNIPFNFRFITDARNGTTATQFKNLIDEWVEHMPTGYTANWVVGNHDQRRTGSRYGIDRVDQMSIVSALLPGVLVTYNGDEIGMLDGELSWEETVDPSACNTNEEIYEPYSRDPERTPFQWDATTSAGFSTSSTTWLPVNPNYLWLNLAAQQVQEHSHYHVYQAMTTLRKIPLLKRGDLTVTVMSSNVLAIVRSVAGIPPVIGLVNCGETPVTIPVITTELDLMTVYTSSVDSGVVPGTNITTTSYQLPRAATVVLLSPKLYQIIKSSY from the coding sequence ATGATGCTGCTTCGGTTGGCAATATTGTGCATCGCGCTGGCGAGCAGCCGGGCCTGTAGAACGGGCACCGAAACTGTCGCCAGTCAAGATTGGTGGAAAACAACAACTTTTTATCAAATCTATCCGAGGAGTTTTATGGATAGCAATGGCGACGGTATCGGAGACCTGAAGGGCATAACGAGCAAAATGGAGCACATAGCTGACGCGGGGGCCGGTGCGTTTTGGATATCACCGATATATCCGAGTCCGATGGCCGATTTCGGATACGACATAGCGGACTTCAAGGACATCGATCCCGTTTTCGGTTCGCTCGCCGATTTCGACGACCTCGTCGCGAAAGCCAAGCAGCTCAATTTGAAGGTGATCATGGATTTCGTTCCGAATCACAGCTCCGACAAACACGAGTGGTTCGAGAAGAGCGTGAATCGCGTGGATCCTTACACAAACTACTACATCTGGCGAGATTCGAAGGGAGTCGACGAGACCGGCGCTCGTTTACCGCCAAACAATTGGATCAGTGGATTTCAGGGATCTGCGTGGGAATGGAACGAGCAAAGAGGTCAGTTTTATTATCACATGTTTCACAAGGGCCAACCAGATCTCAACTACAGGGATgcaaatttgagaaaagagATGGAGGACGTTCTCACCTTTTGGATAGAGAGAGGCGTCGAAGGATTCCGAATCGACGCGATCAATCACATGTTCGAAGACGAGTCTCTCCCGGACGAACCTCCGTCCAACAGACCGGATGTGCCGGATGGATACTACGATTCTCTGAGTCACATCTATACCAGGGATCTGAACGAAACGTACGACGTTCTTCAATCTTGGCGAGAACTCCTCGACAATTATTCCGCAAACACTAACACCGATACGAAAGTGATAATGACGGAGGGATACGCCAGTATCGATCGAGTTATGGACTACTACACTCACGGTTCTAACATTCCATTCAACTTTAGGTTTATAACAGACGCCAGAAATGGAACAACCGCGACGCAGTTCAAAAATCTGATTGACGAATGGGTGGAACACATGCCTACGGGCTACACCGCTAATTGGGTAGTCGGAAATCACGATCAGCGTAGAACTGGTTCGAGATACGGCATAGATCGCGTTGATCAGATGTCGATCGTGTCGGCATTACTTCCTGGCGTTCTCGTAACCTACAATGGTGATGAAATCGGTATGCTTGACGGAGAACTTTCGTGGGAAGAGACCGTCGATCCATCGGCTTGTAATACCAACGAAGAGATTTACGAACCATATTCTCGCGACCCTGAAAGAACTCCGTTCCAGTGGGACGCCACGACGAGCGCCGGATTTTCCACCAGCAGCACAACGTGGCTTCCGGTTAACCCGAATTACCTATGGCTCAACCTTGCGGCGCAGCAAGTACAGGAGCACTCGCATTATCATGTCTACCAGGCCATGACCACTTTGAGGAAAATTCCCTTGCTTAAAAGAGGAGATTTGACCGTGACGGTTATGTCTAGCAACGTTCTGGCCATTGTCCGAAGTGTCGCTGGAATTCCACCGGTCATCGGACTGGTAAACTGCGGGGAAACTCCGGTGACCATACCCGTCATAACGACCGAACTCGATCTAATGACCGTTTATACTTCGAGCGTTGATTCGGGCGTTGTTCCGGGTACCAATATAACAACGACGAGCTATCAACTGCCGCGGGCTGCAACCGTGGTTCTCTTGTCCCCGAAGTTGTACCAAATTATCAAGAGCAGTTATTAA
- the LOC105692458 gene encoding maltase 2-like → MLQRLTILFVAVVNVRACGTRTETISSNDWWKTTAFYQIYPRSFKDSDGDGVGDLNGITSRLEHLADAGVGAFWISPIYPSPMADWGYDVSNFTDVDPTFGTLDDFDRLVTKAKTLGLKVILDFVPNHSSDRHEWFDKSVRRVDPYTDYYIWHDGREGPNGTNLPPNNWLSGVLGSAWEWNEERSQYYYHIFGKGQPDLNYRNENVRREMRDVLSFWLKRGVDGFRIDAINQMFENEELEDEPPSNEENATAGSYNSLNHTFTCDLNETYSVLQSWRELLDEYSEVTNTASKVILSEAWARIDLVMKYYTYGSNLPFNFEFIFYAGKDSTAVELKNLIYQWLDNMPENYVANWVIGNHDHRRVASRFGTDRADQMTVLCSILPGIVVTYYGDEIGMLDGEISWEESVDPLACNSDRDHYELYTRDPARTPFQWDNSTSAGFSSKNETWLPVNENYMSLNLEAQKAAGHSHYRVYQAMMELRKLDILQRGSLIVEVLGDNVLAVVRTVTGASPIIALLNCDRTSRIVNVTDELDEMIVYTSSVASDIVPGSRISTKNYQLQSAATVVLTSEKLYNIVKGRVP, encoded by the coding sequence ATGCTGCAACGATTGACAATATTATTTGTTGCGGTGGTGAACGTTCGCGCCTGCGGAACGAGAACGGAAACTATCTCAAGCAATGATTGGTGGAAAACGACAGCTTTTTATCAAATCTATCCGAGAAGCTTCAAGGACAGCGATGGGGACGGTGTTGGCGATCTGAACGGAATTACCAGTAGATTGGAGCACCTGGCTGACGCGGGAGTTGGCGCGTTTTGGATATCACCGATTTATCCGAGTCCGATGGCTGATTGGGGATACGACGTATCAAACTTTACGGATGTTGATCCCACTTTTGGCACCCTCGATGATTTCGACAGGCTTGTTACGAAGGCGAAAACTCTCGGCTTGAAGGTGATTCTGGATTTCGTGCCGAATCATAGCTCCGATCGGCACGAATGGTTTGACAAAAGTGTCCGGCGCGTGGACCCCTACACCGATTATTACATTTGGCACGACGGAAGAGAAGGTCCAAATGGAACTAATCTACCACCGAACAATTGGCTAAGCGGCGTCTTGGGATCCGCCTGGGAATGGAACGAAGAAAGAAGtcagtattattatcatatattcGGCAAGGGACAGCCTGATCTCAATTACAGAAACGAAAATGTAAGAAGGGAGATGAGGGACGTTCTTTCGTTCTGGTTGAAAAGAGGTGTGGATGGCTTCCGTATAGATGCGATTAACCAGATGTTCGAGAATGAGGAGCTTGAAGACGAGCCTCCGTCTAATGAGGAAAACGCGACAGCCGGATCCTACAATTCTCTCAATCATACCTTCACCTGTGATTTGAATGAAACCTACTCGGTTCTCCAATCGTGGAGGGAACTTCTCGACGAGTATTCCGAGGTGACTAACACCGCCAGTAAAGTGATATTATCCGAGGCATGGGCCAGAATAGATTTGGTGATGAAGTATTACACCTACGGTTCCAACCTACCCTTCAATTTCGAGTTCATTTTCTACGCTGGGAAGGATTCAACCGCCGTAGAGCTGAAAAATCTCATTTACCAATGGCTCGATAACATGCCCGAGAATTACGTCGCGAATTGGGTAATCGGAAATCATGACCACAGGCGTGTCGCTTCCAGATTCGGCACGGATCGTGCGGATCAGATGACAGTTCTTTGCTCGATTCTCCCCGGGATCGTTGTCACGTACTACGGGGATGAAATCGGCATGCTCGACGGCGAAATATCCTGGGAGGAGAGTGTCGATCCGTTGGCTTGCAACAGTGACAGAGACCATTACGAACTGTACACTCGTGACCCGGCGAGAACTCCGTTCCAATGGGACAATTCAACCAGTGCGGGATTTTCGTCTAAAAATGAAACATGGCTTCCGGTTAATGAGAATTACATGTCTCTCAACCTCGAGGCTCAAAAGGCAGCGGGGCACTCACACTATCGTGTTTACCAGGCCATGATGGAACTGAGAAAGTTGGATATACTGCAGCGAGGATCTTTGATCGTGGAGGTTTTGGGTGACAATGTCCTAGCTGTTGTCCGAACAGTTACCGGAGCGTCTCCGATAATCGCGCTATTGAACTGTGACAGAACCTCACGGATAGTTAACGTCACGGACGAGCTCGACGAAATGATCGTCTACACTTCGAGTGTCGCCTCCGATATCGTTCCGGGAAGCAGGATATCCACTAAAAACTATCAATTGCAAAGTGCCGCAACGGTGGTTCTCACTtccgaaaaattgtacaatatCGTCAAGGGACGAGTGCCGTAA